In Spinacia oleracea cultivar Varoflay chromosome 5, BTI_SOV_V1, whole genome shotgun sequence, a single window of DNA contains:
- the LOC110778681 gene encoding uncharacterized protein, with the protein MSAQFIERHRENAEIFSGSDLCKQKSIELLVELNMPNGLLPMDDIEEVGYNRSTGFVWLTQKKAIQHRFTKIGKQVSYDTHVTAFVENRKMKKLHGVKAKELLIWITLNEISIDDPSSGKIVFGTPTGISRSYPISAFEVENK; encoded by the coding sequence ATGTCAGCCCAGTTCATTGAAAGGCACCGAGAAAATGCAGAAATATTCAGCGGTTCCGATCTGTGCAAACAAAAATCAATAGAACTGTTGGTAGAGCTGAACATGCCAAACGGTCTTCTTCCAATGGACGATATTGAGGAGGTTGGGTATAACCGTTCGACCGGGTTCGTGTGGTTGACCCAAAAAAAGGCGATCCAACACCGATTCACCAAGATTGGTAAACAAGTATCCTACGATACTCATGTGACTGCTTTTGTTGAGAACCGTAAGATGAAAAAGCTTCATGGAGTCAAAGCTAAGGAACTCTTGATCTGGATTACTCTTAATGAGATCTCAATCGATGATCCTAGTTCTGGTAAAATTGTCTTTGGTACCCCTACTGGTATTTCCCGTTCTTACCCAATTTCTGCGTTTGAGGTGGAGAACAAATGA